A single region of the Anomaloglossus baeobatrachus isolate aAnoBae1 chromosome 2, aAnoBae1.hap1, whole genome shotgun sequence genome encodes:
- the LOC142289734 gene encoding uncharacterized protein LOC142289734 has translation MSSNKQEFIREVIEMYQSLPCLWKIKSVDYSNRYKKKQAYEQLIELFQRHNPTETITTEIVRKKIQGLRTVYKKELNKVEKASKSGAGTEELYVPKLWYYDLLAFIRDQEVPRTITSLSLGPGTQPEVRSDTTVGDDRCEAGPIVTGGDDEIAGTSEETAEAPLPRRISSTRKRQPNNSSSTDLMDMAKKILDQHSRPSICGFAQLTDERLRKLDDKQRVHVERVMLEALNKAAEGKLTDSSKVCDVEHRQQSSWDQVPWMRMEPPPHLQHDPPAQYPMFPPTNQFFSPQRQHLNDSNKQYQNL, from the exons atgtcttccaacAAACAAGAATTCATAAGGGAGGTGATTGAGATGTATCaatccctgccttgtttgtggaaGATAAAGTCTGTCGATTACAGCAATCGATACAAGAAAAAGCAGGCCTATGAGCAGCTTATTGAACTGTTCCAGAGGCATAACCCTACGGAGACCATTACGACAGAGATTGTGCGAAAGAAAATCCAGGGTCTTCGCACCgtttataaaaaggaactaaataaggtggaaaaggccagcaaatctggtgccggaacggaggaactttacgttccaaagctttggtactacgatttgctggccttcaTAAGAGACCAAGAGGTACCACGGACAATAACATCGCTGTCCTTGGGTCCGGGAACACAGCCTGAGGTCCGGTCTGACACCacagttggagat gatcgttgtgaagctgggccaatagtgacaggtggtgatgatgaaattgccgggacttccgaggagaccgcagaagctccattaccgcggcggatctcctcgacccgtaagaggcagccgaacaactcatcttcaacagaccttatggatatggcgaagaaaatcctggatcagcacagcagaccatccatttgcggatttgcccagcttacggatgaaagactccgtaagctggatgacaaacaaagagttcatgtcgaaagggtcatgctggaggccctcaacaaggcggcagaggggaaactgacagactcctcaaAAGTGTGTGACGTAGAACATCGACAACAGTCTTCATGGGATCAAGTGCcatggatgaggatggagcctccaccacacctccagcatgacccccccgcacagtatcccatgttccccccaacgaaccaatttttcagcccacagaggcaacatttaaatgactcgaataagcaataccaaaatttatag